DNA from Geobacter sulfurreducens PCA:
TGTACGAGCAGGATGACTACCAGGTCAAGACCCCGACCGATGTCATCGGCCAGCACATCCACTTGGTGAAGTTCGATGTCACCGCATCCGACGGCTCCGCCAACGGCTTCAACTACGAGGACGGCACCATGAGCCCCGACGAGGTGCGTGAGCGGATCCATGCCTTCAACCTGACCGGTGGACTGATCCAACCCGACGGAGTGACGAAGGTTGCCCTTGCCGCCAAGCCCCATCCCTATTTCGGCTCGACCTTCAACGGCCGCGACATCACCGGTGCCCGGACCACGGTCCAGCGTTGGTACATCGACAACATCCGCAACAACCGGGGCGAGGACCGGACCCTGGGCAACGTCTTCACCCACGATCACTTTGGTCCGTCCACGCATCAGCAGACCGGCCTCTACGCCAGCCTGCTCACCGAGCCCCAGGGGTCCCGCTGGCGTGATCCCCAGACCGGCCAGTTCATGGGCGGGCGCTTCGACGGCGGGCCGACCAGCTGGCGGGCTGACATCATTACCACTAATCCCGCGGAGAGCTACCGGGAGTTCATGGTCCATGTGGCGGACTTCACGCTCGCCTACGAGGACGGCGCCTGTCATACGGTTCCGTGCGTCAACCCGGCCAAGGCGATCAAGCCGCCGGGCATGGAAGAGATCGGCCTGCCGTTCCTGTTCCGCAAGCCCCAGATCTGCCCCAACGGGACCCTGCCTCCCTGCCCCGAGGCCATTTCCGCCGAGGATCCGGGAACGTTCCTGGTCAACTACCGCAACGAGCCCGTGGCGGAGCGCGTGCGCCTGCCCGGCACCAACGTCCAGGCTCCGGGGCTTGCCGGCGATCTGGCCTATGCCCTGTCGTCGCGGGTACAGCGCGCCAACCCCCTGCTGAACCAGCAGCCCGCGTTCTATCCGCCGCTCACCCCCAACGTGCTGCCGGGTGACCCGTTCACACCGCTCTTCCAGGTCTACGACAACGACCGGGTCAACGTGCGGATTCAGGCGGGCGCCGACGAGGAGTCGCACACCGCGTCCATTCACGGCGTCAAGTGGCTCCAATCCTACGGGTCGCCCAACTCCGGGTTCCGCAACTCCCAACAGTTGGGCATTTCCGAGCAGTTCCAACTGCGGATGCCCGTGATTCCCGACCGGCTCCAGGTGGGGCAGACCGCGGACTACCTTTACACGCTTAACGCCTCCAGCGACGGTTACTGGAGCGGCATTTGGGGACTTATGCGCTCCTACGCCGTCCGGCAGCCGAATCTGCTGCCGCTGCCCAACAACCCCATCGGCACGGTTCCCTTCACGGCCGCCAACGATGCCTCGTTTAGCGGTCCCTGCCCCACGAGCGCGTTGGTCCGCTCCTACGACGTCACAGCCGTGGCGGCCCGCACTGCTCTGCCCGGCGGCTCGCTGGTCTACAACTCCCGCATCGGACCCCAGGGGATCGGCCCCCTTCAGGACCCCGACGCCGTTCTCTATGTGAGGACAGGGGATCTCAACCCGGACGGCACCCTGAAGGCGGGTGTCCCTGTTGAACCGCTTGTTCTCCGGGCTGCCGCGGGCGAGTGCATCGACGTGACCTTGCGCAACAGCCTGCCGGCCGTGCTGACCGAAAGTCCCGGCTACAGTGCGTTGCATCCGATCGTGGAGTTCTTCAACTTCAACGAAGTGCGGACCTCCAGTATCGTGGGGCTCCACCCGCAGCTGGTGGAGTACGATGTCACCCGGAGCGACGGCACCGTGGTCGGCAACAATCAGGATCAGACCGTGCCGCCTGGCGGGGTGAGACAGTACCGCTGGTATGCCGGAGACGTGAAGGTGGTCAACAACATGCGCGTTGCAACTCCTATCGAGTTCGGCGCCAGCAGTCTCATTTCAACCGACCTGATCAAGCATGCCTCCCGGGGCGCTCTGGGTGCGCTCATCATCGAGCCGCTCGGCTCCAGCTGGATCGAGGACTATCCGACTCCCCACCCGAGCGTTTCCGCCGGTCAGCGGCCGTCCCGGGCCTCGGCCACCGTGATCAGGGCCAACGGCACCACGTTCCGTGAGCAGGTGCTGGTCATCCAGGACGACGTCGCGCTGCGTTTCGGCGACAATACCCCCGTGCCCTTCGTTACCGGCATGGAGGACGCCCTCGACACGGGCATGAAGGCATTCAACTACAGGACCGAGCCGCTCTGGTTCCGGCTCGGGTTCAGCCCCTTGAATCTTCCGTTCCAGAACCAGGCCATCAATTTCGCGAACGTACTCCACAACAGCACGACGGGAGGCGATCCGGAGACGCCGGTCTTCACCGTAAATGCAGGCGATGAGACCCGCGTGCGCCTGGTGCAGCCGGCCGGTCACAACCGTCACCATACCTTCGCCCTCTACGGGCATGTGTGGCAGCGCGAGCCCCATACCAACAACTCCACCAGGCTCGGGCTCAACCCGAAATCGTTCTGGCGCGGCAGCCAGGATGTGGTGGGACCCGCGTCCCACTGGGATTTCCTCCTGGACCACGGTGCCGGCGGTGCCTTCCAGGCCAAGGGGGACTACCTCTACCGCGATATGCTGCCCATCCACTTCCTGAACGGGTTGTGGGGTATCATGAGGGTACAGTAGTCAGCGATGGTAACGCATCCGGTCGTGGAGCAGCTTGAATGTCAGCTTTGATTGATACGTGGTTTCTCGGGTGCAGGGCGGCTGCGACAGCCGTCCTGTACGTCCTTTTCGCGGTCGTGGCCGGCGGAGCCGTTTCAGCGGCCCGGGCAGCGACCGTCGCCGCCTCTGCCCCGGCACCGGTCACGGTCGGGAGCGGAAAGAAGGCCGTGCGCCAGGGCATCAGCCTTGAGCTCCTGGTGAAACCGACCCATGCCGAGGACGGTTTTTCGGCGGCAGTGGTGGAAGGGGCCTATGCGGATGTCAGCCTGAAGATGACCGATGCCGCCACAGGCCACCCGGTAACGGTCATGCAGCCGCGGGTCTGGATCGACCTGCGCAAGGGCACCGGCGATTTCCGTGAAAAGCAGATGGCGTGCTCCGACAAGGTCCGCACCTATCTCCAGGGGACCCTTTCCTTCAGGCCCGACATCGACCTCAACAGCTATTTCGTCCTTACCCTCAACAACGACGCCTCCATTTCCGTGATCGACCCCATCATCGGGGTTGCCGGCTATTCGCAGCTCTATGCCATGATCCTCCTCAAGCGGCCGGGCGAGGATTGGGTCTTCAGCTTCGACGGCAAACGGCTCTATGTGACCATGCCAAAGGCGGGCGAGGTTGCCGAAATCGACACGGACAGCCTTGCGGTCGTGCGGAACATCCCAGCCGGCGCCATGCCGGTGCGCATGGCCTTTCAACCCGATTCGCGCTACCTGTGGGTGGGCAATGATTCCAGCGACCCAGCCCGGAGCGGCGTCACCGTTATCGATCCCTTTTCGGGAACGCAGGCGGCTTTCATCCAAACCGGCGCCGGCCACCACGAGATCGCCTTTGCCGACGACAGCCGCTATGCCTTTGTCACGAACCAGCAGAGCGGCACCCTCACCATCATCGACATCCAGAGCCTCGCGCCGGTGAAGACCTTGCGGCTGGGCGACGGCCCTGTCAGCGTTGCCTACTCCGCCCTGAGCAAGTGCGCGCACGTGGTGTGCGAGGGAGACGGCAACCTCCTGGTCGTGGATGGGCTGAGCCACGAGAT
Protein-coding regions in this window:
- a CDS encoding YncE family protein, whose translation is MSALIDTWFLGCRAAATAVLYVLFAVVAGGAVSAARAATVAASAPAPVTVGSGKKAVRQGISLELLVKPTHAEDGFSAAVVEGAYADVSLKMTDAATGHPVTVMQPRVWIDLRKGTGDFREKQMACSDKVRTYLQGTLSFRPDIDLNSYFVLTLNNDASISVIDPIIGVAGYSQLYAMILLKRPGEDWVFSFDGKRLYVTMPKAGEVAEIDTDSLAVVRNIPAGAMPVRMAFQPDSRYLWVGNDSSDPARSGVTVIDPFSGTQAAFIQTGAGHHEIAFADDSRYAFVTNQQSGTLTIIDIQSLAPVKTLRLGDGPVSVAYSALSKCAHVVCEGDGNLLVVDGLSHEIISRKTFEPGFREVRFAPGDRWYFTVNGKNGQILVFDAAGNELLHSTVVAGRPEHVSFSTEFAYIRSLGTADVTLIPLAALGKAAILTPLVVSGGSRPPADSPLLPPTADPIVVTPEGNSVLIASPSDGAVVYYMEGMGVPMGSFKTYGRLPRAVNVINRQLRQNVPGVFSSRVKIPLAGTYDVAVLLDSPRIVQCFEFSADANPALQRLKTERPVMVEFVGSALRVEAGRESVVRFRVTDPVTHEPVADLRDLIVVTSLVPTGAWRQQLVSRPVGNGIYEVTFTARKVGIYSFNFAIPSLKVKLYQLAGMMIHAVETPAEAGSDVPAGQKKD
- a CDS encoding multicopper oxidase, whose product is MRTRIKPGRIAGFLAQMMLLLAPTVSLAEVCANTIQADVVAIDQQIVHNRLGAFNPISMIFALRQDVVNAANGLTEAEGGILTPGNVRLRDDKRPRPLVLRVNEGDCLRISFQNLLAPTPLVLPPDAAGEFAGQPATRHVGMAIMGVSFADMVSSGVNVGNNPVSGYAAPGETKVYLVRGEHEGGYHINSIADNVSGEGIQGQTSFGLFGALNVQKKGAVWYRNQTTNAELLMATTGLTPSGHPIIDYDAVYPVGHRYAGQPILRILDPVTNKIVHNEVNAIITGPNGGDFPAGTYQRNPTYPDRDRAFREFTVMFHDEVETVQPFPIFIDPQFKFTLGGVKDGFMINYGSAAVGTEVVANRSGVGPTWDCAECKFEEFFLSSWAVSDPALLVDVPANTTDVNGNLIVGPKATKALYPDDPSNVFHAYINDRAKIRNLHFGKEFHVFHLHAQQWLFSPDDDGSNYLDAQGIGPGGSYTYEIAYNSGNRNKIVGDTIFHCHFYPHFAQGMWALYRLHDVFEAGTQLDANGLPIATARALPDGEIAAGTPIPAVVPIPTLPMAPIPGKVRIAQVPGYPGGQVTYDEPDKNAGYPFSLGMKAGHRPATPPLDLIDDGGLPRHIVRGTNNPLNPSTLDPAITHHEETTLSFDKVLVAAEAEQVPESGSRSERAAMDFHAREFHPTFLPNGSPGQFVTNGLPPVPGAPYNDPCRGDKGGAVGVPRTYKGAVIQFDLKMNKVGHHFPQSRIITLWGDAQATVDGTRPPEPFFIRANSNDCVNFYHTNLVPSVYEQDDYQVKTPTDVIGQHIHLVKFDVTASDGSANGFNYEDGTMSPDEVRERIHAFNLTGGLIQPDGVTKVALAAKPHPYFGSTFNGRDITGARTTVQRWYIDNIRNNRGEDRTLGNVFTHDHFGPSTHQQTGLYASLLTEPQGSRWRDPQTGQFMGGRFDGGPTSWRADIITTNPAESYREFMVHVADFTLAYEDGACHTVPCVNPAKAIKPPGMEEIGLPFLFRKPQICPNGTLPPCPEAISAEDPGTFLVNYRNEPVAERVRLPGTNVQAPGLAGDLAYALSSRVQRANPLLNQQPAFYPPLTPNVLPGDPFTPLFQVYDNDRVNVRIQAGADEESHTASIHGVKWLQSYGSPNSGFRNSQQLGISEQFQLRMPVIPDRLQVGQTADYLYTLNASSDGYWSGIWGLMRSYAVRQPNLLPLPNNPIGTVPFTAANDASFSGPCPTSALVRSYDVTAVAARTALPGGSLVYNSRIGPQGIGPLQDPDAVLYVRTGDLNPDGTLKAGVPVEPLVLRAAAGECIDVTLRNSLPAVLTESPGYSALHPIVEFFNFNEVRTSSIVGLHPQLVEYDVTRSDGTVVGNNQDQTVPPGGVRQYRWYAGDVKVVNNMRVATPIEFGASSLISTDLIKHASRGALGALIIEPLGSSWIEDYPTPHPSVSAGQRPSRASATVIRANGTTFREQVLVIQDDVALRFGDNTPVPFVTGMEDALDTGMKAFNYRTEPLWFRLGFSPLNLPFQNQAINFANVLHNSTTGGDPETPVFTVNAGDETRVRLVQPAGHNRHHTFALYGHVWQREPHTNNSTRLGLNPKSFWRGSQDVVGPASHWDFLLDHGAGGAFQAKGDYLYRDMLPIHFLNGLWGIMRVQ